GGCGCGACGTAGTTTCTGGGCGCGTAAATCGGCTTCGGGTCGGCTGTGGGAGTTCGATAGTTGGCTCTCAGACTGATTTCTCGGACAACTCGGCGAGCGCTGGCGGGACCCTCGTGGTCGCGCCGACCTCGTGCGAGGTCTGGGCGAACGAAGTGAGGGTGGCCTCGAAAGACGCGTTTTGTCTGCCGGTGGTCGGGGTAGCGGTGCTGTGCGGTCTCTCATTGGTTTCGGGAATAGCTAGCGCCACTGCGTTCATCGTTGCTGTAGAGGTTCACCGTTGCTACGTCGCAGTCAGCACAACCGACGTTTCGTCCTCGAAAGCCCTCGCCCCTTTCAGTCCCACCCGGTGATTCGTGGCAGTGCCGAAACGTGGTGGTTTGTGAAAATATCGAAACCGCCGGTCACGGCGGTTGATTTACCGGTCGTCAGTCCAATTTACGTACGTTCCACAGGCCACCCAAGACGTTCCAGCACGACGAAGAGACCCGCGAACACTACGACCCCCAGCGCGGCACCCACGGCGTCGGCGAGCATGTCAGCTACCGAGAAGTGCCGCTCTGGTATCGGTGCCTGCGCGAACTCGATGAAGACCCCGTACGCGACGGCGACGACGAACGCGATGCCGACTGCTCGGGGTAGGTGCTTGTCTGCTTGAAGAGCGTAAGCCACGGCTGCCCCCAATCCGGCGTAGGCCAGTCCGTGGAGCCATTTATCCAGTCCGAAAACCCCGAACGGACCAACCGAGGGACCGCCACCGGTCGGTGACGCGAGGACCGACGCGTAGAAGACGACGCCACAGACCAGCGCGACTGCCGACCAGCGAATCCATCGCGGAAGCATCACTTCCGTCGTTCGACTCGTCGCAGTAATAGGTGCTGATGTGGACCTGCCAACTGCGGACGACCACAACGTGACAAGTCCAGTCTGTTCCACTCCACCCTGATATGTCGAAGTTCCTATTTCGAACGTGCGGGTCGCTCGATACATTTAGTCGGCGCGTAAGGGCAAATGAACCCAGTGAAAATGGCTTGTCAGTCCGATAATAACGTTGGTTGATTCCGTAGAACTACCAGATGGCACGGACACCGAACGCTGCCCGACGAAACTTCTTGAAGACGCTCGGTCTCTCGGTCGGCGGCACAGCCCTCCTCGGCACGGCCACCGGTTCGGACGACCCGCAGGCTATCGCGAAGACGCCCGACGACGCGACCTCGACGAGTACACTCGACCAGCGGCCGAACGATTGGCGCATGTTCCGCGGCGACCAGTCGAACTCGGGGTCGAGTTCCGCCGCAGGCGTCTCCGGCACCCCGTGGGTCGAGTGGAGTACGAAGGTCTCCGCTGCACGGGACCCCAGTCTCACCTCACCGACCGTCGCAGACGGCACCGCGTACGCGGTAGACGACGAAGGTCTCGTCACGGCACTCGACGTAGAGACCGGCGAGACGCGCTGGCAGACGACCGTCGAAGTCGGACGCGTGGTCTCGCCCGCCACGGTCGGCGACGAGAACGTCTACGTCAGTTCCGGCGGAGAGGTCCACGCACTCGCCGTCAACGACGGAACGAAGCAGTGGACCTTCGCAGACCCGTCCAGCGGCAGCACCCAAGACAGCGACGAGTGTACGACTGCGACTCCGAGCGAAGGCGTTTCGGCAGTCACGGTCGCCGACGGTACGGCCTACGTGAAGTTCCTCGTCGGCAGTGGAGAAGACAGAGCAGTGTTCGCACTCGACGCCGCGAGCGGACAGACGGAGTGGCGACAGCGAATTGCCGGAGCCAAGTCCGACGACGACTACGCTGCAGACGACATGCTCGGCGAGGCCCCGGCCGTGGTCGGAGGCTCGGTTTACGTCTCCGACGGCGGGTCGCTGTTCGCACTCGATGCCGACGCAGGCACCCAGACGTGGCGAACCGACGTGTTCGGAACGGACACCTACGACCAGACGCTATCGGGGACGGCCGTCGCCGACGGCACGGTTTACCTCACTGGCTACCGCTACCAATCGCGCGATTCGAACGGCAACAACGACGGCCTCGGCGCGCAACTCGTCGCTGTCGGTGCCGAGAGCGGCACCGTCTCGTGGCGGACCGACCTCGGGTCCGAGCGACTCGCGCGACCACCCGCAGTCACGGACGGCACCGTCTACGTTCCAAGCCTGCTGTGGGCCGTGAACGCCGATAGTGGGAGCGTCCGCTGGAAAGGCGACGAAGACCTCGACGCGTCAGTCTCGGTGGCCGAGGGCACGGTGTACGCGACGACCAAGACCTACAGTGACGACGACTTGAAGGACGTCGTCGCGCTCGACGCCACGAACGGCGACGAGGAGTGGCGCGTCCCGCTTCGGACCCCGCAGATGTACGCCACGCCGGGTACCGCCGCCGTCGTGGACGACACGGTGTACGCCGCCGACCGCGCAGGGTACGTCTACGCGCTCTCGGCCGACGACGCCTGCTGGCGCTCGTCGCTGACGACGGAGACGCACAACAGCACCGAACTCGGGTCGGGAACCGCGTTGGTCCTCGACTTGGAGGCGAACCTGTACGCCTTCGACACGACGACCGAGGAACGCCGGTGGAAAGTGTCGGCCATCGACGGTCACGTCGGCGAGTTCCTCTACGGTCCGGTCGAAGCCGACGGCATGGTCTACGTCGGTCACGGCGAGTCGGGAAGCGAGTCGTGGACGCTGAAAGCGTTCGACGTGGCGTCCGGCACCGAGCAGTGGTCCTACGTGGCCGAGCGAGGCGTGGGCCGACCGCTGATTTCGGACGGCACGGTGTACTTCGCAGGCGAGGGCATCGACCACGGCGAACCGGGCGTCTACGCACTCGACGGGAAGACGGGCGACGAAGTGTGGACGTTCGCGCGAGACGAGTCGAGCGTCGAGACGTACGCCGACGTGACCGGCGAAGTCGCGCTCCTAGACGGCATCCTGTTCGTCCCGACGAGCGTCGGTCTGTGGGCGTTCGACGCCGAGGGCGACCGGAAGATTATCTTCGACAGTGCCGTCTCGACGGTCGCGGCGGCAGCTGGCGTCCTCTACGTCGGACGGACGAGCGACGATACCGCGCTGGTCGAGGCCGTGACGCCCGACGGCAACATGGCGTGGCGCACGACGTTCGGCGACGCAGTGAACGTCGTCGCGGACCTCACGATTCAGGGCGACACCGTCTACGCCGTCGGCGAGTACGACGCCGGGCCGTCCATCGGCGGCGCGCAACCCGGCCGCGACGGCAAACTGTACGCACTCTCGACGGCCGACGGAAGCGAGCAGTGGACCTTCGACCCGGAGGTCGATCTGGCCTACTTCGTCGAGCGCGACCAAGCGATTACCGCGCCAACGGTGACCGACGGGTCGGTCTTCGTCGGCAGTGACGACCGGCGCGTCTACGAACTCGACGCCGACGACGGGCACAAACTCGACTGCTTCGAGACGTTCGGGTCGGTCTACGGCGCGCCGGCGACCGACGGCGCTGGCGTCTACGTCGGGTCGGCCGACGGCCAAGTCTACGGCTTCGACCGGTAGACGAAAGCAAGACTCCGAACCGTCGGTGTGACGGTCACTGTCGCGTATCTCCGAATCGTCCTGCGGTTTTCGTTTCTCCCTTCTCGCCCAACGTAACTGGTTCTGGTTACGTAGCTGTGACAACGACTAACAGCTTACCACCCTAATATAATGCTTGTACCTTACCCATGACTCAACTAGGTGGCTTCCACGACCACGTCGCTCGGGTCGACCTCTCTGACGAGTCGGTCGGCTACGAGAGTGTAGACGACGAGGACGCCCGCAAATACATCGGCGCGCGGGGACTCGGCGTCAAGTACGTCTTCGACCAAGGACCGGACGTAGACCCGCTCGGGCCTGACAACTTGCTCGCGTTCATGAACGGCCCGCTGACGGGTTCGCAGGCCGTCATGAGCGGCCGAATCGCCGTCGTCACGAAGTCGCCGCTGACGAACACCGTCACGGACAGCCACCACGGTGGCTGGTCGGGCGCACGCCTGAAGTGGGCCGGCTTCGACGGCCTGCTGTTCGAGGGCAAAGCCGACAACCCCGTCTACGCCGTCGTCGAGGACGGCGAAGTAGAGCTTCGTGACGCGTCGCACATGTGGGGCTGGGGCGTCCACGACACGATGGACGAACTCGAAGACGAGTGCGACGGGTCGTTCGGCAAGAACCTCTCGGTGATGGCGACCGGTCCGGCGGGCGAGAACGAAGTGAAGTACGCCTGCATCATGAACGAGGACGACCGGGCGTCCGGTCGTGGTGGCACGGGCGCGGTCATGGGGTCGAAGAACCTCAAGGCCGTCGTCGTCAAAGCGACCACGGACATGCCGAAACCGGCCGACCAAGAGACGTTCCAAGAGGGCCACAAGCAGGCGATGCGCGTGATTCAGGAGTCGGACGTGACCGCGCCCAACGAGGGTGGACTGTCGCTGTACGGCACGAACGTCCTGATGAACGTCACGAACGAGATGGACGGCCTGCCGACGAAGAACGCCCAGTTCACCTCCACGAGCAGTTTCTCCGAGGAGAACGACCCCGACATCGATGCAGAGCACGTCTCCGGCGAGAACGTCCGGGAGAACATCTTGGTGGACGAACCGACGTGTCACTCCTGCCCGGTCGCCTGTAAGAAGGAAGTCGAAGTGGACGTACACCACAAAGGGCAGGACCACAACGTCCGGATGGAGTCCTACGAGTACGAGTCGGCGTGGGCGCTCGGTCCGAACTCCGCCACCGACGACCGCGACAAGGTGGCGATGATGATAGACCGCTGTAACGACATGGCCGTAGACACCATCGAGATGGGCAACACGATGGCGATGGCGATGGAAGCCACCGAGGAAGGTCGTCTCGACGAGGGCCTCGACTGGGGCGACACCGAGACGATGATAGAGATGATAGAGCGCGTGGCCGAGCGCGAGGACGACCTCGCGGACCTCCTCGCCGAGGGTGCCGCCAACGCCGCCGAAGAACTCGGCGACGCCGACATGGCCATCGACGTGAAGGGTCAGACGATGGCCGCGTACGACCCGCGAGCGATGAAGGGCATGGCAATCGGCTACGCGACCAGCAACCGCGGCGCGTGCCACCTGCGGGGCTACACGCCCGCCGCAGAACTGCTCGGCATCCCCGAGAAGGTTGACCCTCGCGAGTGGGAGGGCAAGGGCGAACTCTGTGCCACCTTCCAGGACATGCACGCCATCAGCGACTCCTTCGACATCTGCAAGTTCAACGCCTTCGCGGAGGGCGTCGAGGAGTACGTCTCCCAGTACAACGGCATGACCGGCCTCGACGTGAGCGAGGACGAACTGATGGAGGCGGGCGAACGCGTCTACAACCTCGAACGCTACTACAACAACCTCGTCGGCTTCGACGGCAGCGACGACGACCTGCCCGCGCGATTCGTGGAAGGCGAGAAGGCCATCCCCGGCAAAGGTGGCTCCGAGGGTGCGCTCGCGGAACTGGACGAGATGAAAGCAGAGTACTACGAGGTCCGCGGTTGGGAAGACGGCGTGGTGCCCGACGAGAAACTCGACGAACTCGACATCGACGTCGGACCGGGCACTGGCGTCAGTTCCGGCGGCGCGGCAGCGTCTAGCGACGACTGAGGACGTAACAATCTACTGATTTTTCGAGGTGTGGTTTCGAATTTTCACTCCCGAACCGGCGCGTGCGTAGCAGGCGGTCACGCAAGACGCGTAACCGCCTGCACAGACCGCGCGAGGGATGAGTATCGCAGCGCGAAAGACGCGCCTTGGCGCGTCTTTCGGACCCGAGAAACGCAGTCGGTTGGGGAGGGTGTGGCTCAGGCGGTTGCGGTGCTGTGCGGTCTCTCCGAGGTACCGGGAGTAGCTAGCTTCTCCGTATTTGCAGTGTTTCGTCTCCTGTTTACTCTTTTGCGATTGTGATAGCAGTAACTAGCAACACGGTTCAAACCGAACCGGCATCCTCAAACATCACGCAATCCTCCACTTTCAGCCATTTCCTGCGAAGAAACCCACCGCTACGGCTAATCACGTCCAACGCGTACTAGTCCCGAAATCATGAACGTCCGACCAGCCACGCAGGACGACATCGACCACGTCCAGTCGGTCGCTCGCGCCGCGTGGAAGAAGACCTACGAGAACATCGTGCCCGAAAACGTCATCGAGGAAGCCGTTGCCGACTGGTACGGTACCGCCACGCTCTCGGGCATCGTGGAGAGCGACCAGCAAGTCATGCTGGTCGCGGAGGACGACGAGGAAATCGTCGGCTTTGCGCACGGCGTCACCGATGACGCCCGAGACGACCCCAGCAAAAAGGAGGGCGACATCCTTCGGTTGTACGTCCATCCCGACCACTGGAACGAGGGCGCTGGCACCGCTTTGCTCGACGCGATAGAGGACGAACTCGAAGCCCAAGGCAGTCAAGAACTCCACGCGATGGTGCTGGCCGACAACGAGATAGGCAACGACTTCTACGAAGACCACGGTTTCCGCAAAGAGCGCGAAGCGGACACGAAACTCGGCCGGGAGACCCGAAAAGAGAACGTCTACGTGCGGGCGACGTGACATGTAACGGTTGGTCCGCGCGCGAGGTACGAGGGCGTTCTCACCGGGAGACGGCGGCGATGAAATATCGTCATAGATTACAGCAACTTCTGCCGCTATTCTCCCCGGTAATTATTCACACGTTCAGATTCTTTCGATGCATTAGACAGTCGAAGGAATCAAATACGGGACTCTCGTGTTCCGAGTCGGTTGTGCATGTCTCCCGAACGACTCTCTGAAGGCGACCGTTCACGGTTCGAAACGCTCTCTGTCACGTACGGCGAAGAACCAGACCTCTCGAACGGGATGGGAGACGTAACAGTTCCCATCCACCTGGCCTCCACGTACGCAGTCGAGGGTATCGACATGGACACTGGTCTCGACGACTTGGACCCGGACCAAGACCAGTTCCTCTACACCCGACTGTCGAACCCGACCCGTCACGCACTGGAAAAGCGACTCGCCGCGCTCGAAGACGGTGACCACGCAATGGCGTTCGCCTCCGGCACCAGCGCCATCGTCTCGACTGTCATGGCGGCGGTCGAACCGGGCGACCACATTGTCGCGTTCGAAGACCTCTACGGCGGGACGAACACGATGCTCAAGGAGTTGTTCCGCGACAAACTGAACGTCGGCGTCGATTTCGTGGACGCGGCGGACCCCG
The sequence above is a segment of the Halorussus halophilus genome. Coding sequences within it:
- a CDS encoding VanZ family protein, with the translated sequence MLPRWIRWSAVALVCGVVFYASVLASPTGGGPSVGPFGVFGLDKWLHGLAYAGLGAAVAYALQADKHLPRAVGIAFVVAVAYGVFIEFAQAPIPERHFSVADMLADAVGAALGVVVFAGLFVVLERLGWPVERT
- a CDS encoding outer membrane protein assembly factor BamB family protein, which produces MARTPNAARRNFLKTLGLSVGGTALLGTATGSDDPQAIAKTPDDATSTSTLDQRPNDWRMFRGDQSNSGSSSAAGVSGTPWVEWSTKVSAARDPSLTSPTVADGTAYAVDDEGLVTALDVETGETRWQTTVEVGRVVSPATVGDENVYVSSGGEVHALAVNDGTKQWTFADPSSGSTQDSDECTTATPSEGVSAVTVADGTAYVKFLVGSGEDRAVFALDAASGQTEWRQRIAGAKSDDDYAADDMLGEAPAVVGGSVYVSDGGSLFALDADAGTQTWRTDVFGTDTYDQTLSGTAVADGTVYLTGYRYQSRDSNGNNDGLGAQLVAVGAESGTVSWRTDLGSERLARPPAVTDGTVYVPSLLWAVNADSGSVRWKGDEDLDASVSVAEGTVYATTKTYSDDDLKDVVALDATNGDEEWRVPLRTPQMYATPGTAAVVDDTVYAADRAGYVYALSADDACWRSSLTTETHNSTELGSGTALVLDLEANLYAFDTTTEERRWKVSAIDGHVGEFLYGPVEADGMVYVGHGESGSESWTLKAFDVASGTEQWSYVAERGVGRPLISDGTVYFAGEGIDHGEPGVYALDGKTGDEVWTFARDESSVETYADVTGEVALLDGILFVPTSVGLWAFDAEGDRKIIFDSAVSTVAAAAGVLYVGRTSDDTALVEAVTPDGNMAWRTTFGDAVNVVADLTIQGDTVYAVGEYDAGPSIGGAQPGRDGKLYALSTADGSEQWTFDPEVDLAYFVERDQAITAPTVTDGSVFVGSDDRRVYELDADDGHKLDCFETFGSVYGAPATDGAGVYVGSADGQVYGFDR
- a CDS encoding aldehyde ferredoxin oxidoreductase family protein, with translation MTQLGGFHDHVARVDLSDESVGYESVDDEDARKYIGARGLGVKYVFDQGPDVDPLGPDNLLAFMNGPLTGSQAVMSGRIAVVTKSPLTNTVTDSHHGGWSGARLKWAGFDGLLFEGKADNPVYAVVEDGEVELRDASHMWGWGVHDTMDELEDECDGSFGKNLSVMATGPAGENEVKYACIMNEDDRASGRGGTGAVMGSKNLKAVVVKATTDMPKPADQETFQEGHKQAMRVIQESDVTAPNEGGLSLYGTNVLMNVTNEMDGLPTKNAQFTSTSSFSEENDPDIDAEHVSGENVRENILVDEPTCHSCPVACKKEVEVDVHHKGQDHNVRMESYEYESAWALGPNSATDDRDKVAMMIDRCNDMAVDTIEMGNTMAMAMEATEEGRLDEGLDWGDTETMIEMIERVAEREDDLADLLAEGAANAAEELGDADMAIDVKGQTMAAYDPRAMKGMAIGYATSNRGACHLRGYTPAAELLGIPEKVDPREWEGKGELCATFQDMHAISDSFDICKFNAFAEGVEEYVSQYNGMTGLDVSEDELMEAGERVYNLERYYNNLVGFDGSDDDLPARFVEGEKAIPGKGGSEGALAELDEMKAEYYEVRGWEDGVVPDEKLDELDIDVGPGTGVSSGGAAASSDD
- a CDS encoding GNAT family N-acetyltransferase; amino-acid sequence: MNVRPATQDDIDHVQSVARAAWKKTYENIVPENVIEEAVADWYGTATLSGIVESDQQVMLVAEDDEEIVGFAHGVTDDARDDPSKKEGDILRLYVHPDHWNEGAGTALLDAIEDELEAQGSQELHAMVLADNEIGNDFYEDHGFRKEREADTKLGRETRKENVYVRAT